A stretch of the Chitinophagaceae bacterium genome encodes the following:
- a CDS encoding GIY-YIG nuclease family protein — protein MEKYLYVYILKCSDGSYYTGVTNNCERRFEEHQQGENAKCYTFSRRPVELAYMEAFQNYIQAITWEKQIKGWTRAKKEALIQNNWRKLKELPQCKNDSHSKKYLKQDASMEDL, from the coding sequence GTGGAAAAATATCTTTACGTATATATATTAAAATGCAGTGACGGCTCTTATTACACTGGTGTAACCAATAACTGCGAACGTCGCTTTGAAGAACACCAGCAAGGCGAGAATGCTAAATGCTACACCTTTAGCAGGAGACCTGTTGAATTAGCTTATATGGAGGCATTTCAAAACTATATCCAGGCTATCACCTGGGAAAAGCAAATCAAAGGTTGGACAAGAGCAAAGAAGGAAGCACTCATCCAAAATAATTGGAGAAAGTTAAAGGAACTGCCTCAATGCAAAAATGATTCGCATTCCAAAAAATATCTAAAGCAGGATGCTAGCATGGAGGATTTATAG